The genomic stretch GTAAATCGTTGCACAGGCTCCGCAGAAACCACACCTGCAGCCGCAACCCCGCACAAGCTGGTATCCTGCGTATTCCATTGCTCCCATTATGGTTAAATTGGACGGAACCATATATTTTTTACCGAACAGATAAACAGTAATCATATCATTCATTGGTCAACCTCCTAATATTCAGAGGGCAGGACGCCCAATTCATCATAACGGAACACCGGTCCATCCTTACAGACGTACTTAGAGCCTATGTTGCAGCGTCCGCATTTTCCCACTCCGCATTTCATCTTAAGTTCCATGGTCGTATAGATTTCAGTACTGGCAAATCCCATTTCTTCCAGTGCCTGAAGCACAAATTTTATCATAACAGGCGGGCCGCAGACCAAAGCGGTTCTGTCGTTTGAAAACTTCAGTTCCCTGACATAATCAGGCACAAAGGCCACGTTTCCTTCCCAGCCTTCTTCCGCACGGTCAATGGTCAGATGCACTCGGAAGCCCTCCACCTTTGACCAGTCTTTCCTCATTTCTTCTAAATCCACCAGATCCTCTGCCGAACGGGCTCCGTAAACAATGTCTACCAAGCCGTAATCCGCCCGGTTATCAATGACGTAATGAATCACAGACCGCAAGGGTGCGATTCCGATCCCTCCGGCGATAAAGAGCAGGTTCTTTCCTTTTAAATCCGTATCAACGGGAAAGTAATTGCCATATGGTCCACGCAGTGCAATTTCCTGCCCCTCTTCCATCTGGTGGAGCCAGTCGGTGAGGCAGCCGCACTTTTTAATGGAAAACTCCATGTAATCCCGGTTGGTTGGTGAGGAAGTGATGGAAAACATGGCTTCCCCAACTCCCGGAATAGAAAGCATGGCACATTGTCCCGGCATATGTTCAAAGGGTTTTCTGCCCTCTGACCCATTTACGCGGAAGGTTTTCACATCCGGTGTATCTCTTCTTACATCTGTAATCACGCCGATTCCCGGGATCAATACATTGGTTCTGTTACTCATCGTTTCCTCCTTCGGCGTCTGACTCTCCAAGAGCTTTTATCACTCTGACAATATTTAAGGAAGACGGACATTTGCGCAGACACCTTCCACAGCCCACACAGGAATATACTCCGCCGTTGTTTTCCGGAAAATATACCAGCTTATGCATGAATCTCTGACGGAACCGCTGCATTTGGCTGTTTCTGTTATTCCCATGGGACATCTCCGTAAAACCCGGATACATGCAGGAATCCCAACAGCGGAACTTCCTGATTTCATGGCCTGCGTCGTAGTCGCATATATCATAGCACTGGCAGGTAGGGCATACAAACGTGCAGATCCCGCAGCCCAGGCAGGTGTCGGATAAGGTTTCCCATTGTTCCGACTCAAACAAATCCATAGAGGAATCCGGATGCTCAAACCGTCCCAGACTCAAATTCTTAAGGGGCAGAGCTTCCAGCTTTTTCCGGATCTTTGCTTTCTGCTCTTCTGCTTTTTTACGGTCCCCCTCCTCAAACAAACCTTCGACTAATTCCGTTAATGCCTCTCCCTTTTCGGTCAGGCTTTTCCAGTAAATTTCTCCGTCTGCGATCCAGACGGACACATCCCCTCCCGGCCAGGCAGGATCGATGCCAAAGGTTTGGCAAAAGCAGGTATCTTCCGGATTCTCACAGGCCAGAGCCACCACATATCCATTCCTTCTTTTGGACTCATAGCAGGAATCGCAGGGCGAGCTTAGGAATACCCGGTCCAGGATCTCAAAGCTTCTCCGGTCGCAGGCTCTTACACCAAAATAAACAGAGCTTATTTCCTCCGCCTCTTCGGGAACGATGGAAAGACTACCCTCTTCTCTCCGGGAGCGGTATAAAGTTTCTGACTGGGGAAAGAAAAAGGACTTGGGGGCATGATCTGTCAAAAGAGTATCAAGACATACGGTATCTCCCTCTTTCCATGGAAAGAACGAGACACTTCCCGCCTTTTCCATGGGAGCAAATACCTGGTGCTCCTTTGAAAGTTCCAGTAAAAGCTGGTCAAGATGTTTCAATGGCATTTTTAACATTCAGACACACCGCCTTTCCCGTATACGGCCGAAACTTCCGGATCAGACTCCTTAAACTCCGTTAACGGAGACTTAGCTTCAGGATTTTCTCCTGCCTGATAGGTTCCGTACCGTTCATTAATTTCCTCTATCATTTTCCGGTTAAGCAGATAGAGAGGAATGTTCTGGGGACAGACCCGGCTGCATTCCCCGCAGTCCGTGCACCTTCCCGCCACGTGGAAGGCTCTTATGATATGAAACAGATTTTCTTCAAAAGCATCGGAATTGGCCTTTGCCTCTATTCCGGAATCCCGGTTGTCAAACACGCATTTGATGCAGCTGCAGGCAGGACATACGTTGCGGCAGGCATTGCAGCGGATGCATTTGGAAAGCTGTCCACGCCAGAATGCAAAACGTTCTTCTGCAGTCATCTGGTTTAATTTCTCTTCTTCACAGGAGGGAACCGGAGCCGGAACGGTCAGATCCGATTCTATGATCTGGTCGAAGGCTTTGAAATCATTGCCCTTGCAGGAAAGGCATTTAAAGAGAAGACCCTTTTCATCCCTCATTCCGCCGCAGGGAACGCCCAGAATGTAAACCTTTTCCCTGTTTACCCGATTCTCCGATAAAAGCTGGTTAAATCCATATGTATCGCAGGGCTTTAAAAGGACCAGTACCTTTCCTTCTTTTTCCATTTCTTTTATCAGGAATTTGCTTAGATTTACGCCGCAGTGCTCATTGTAAACAAGACGGGAAATACGTTCCCGGCTCCGGAACAGGGCGGGAGCCGCGTCATAGTCAAAGAGTCCTTTTTCCCATGCAAGAATCCGGTTTACCTCTCCATGATCCCAGAGCTTTTTACACGTTTCTTTTATGGTCTTTTCTATGGCATGCATCGTAAATCCCTCAGCTTTCTGTTTGGTCCCAGTTCTTTAATCGTCTGGGTGAAGGCATTCATGGTCGCAGAGAACTTGGCACCCTCTGCTGCGGAAATCCATTCCACCCTGGTTCTTTCCCTTTCGATTCCCAGGTAGTCCAACATGTCAAACAAAAGGGCCATCCTTCTTCTGGTATAGTAATTGCCTGTGGAATAATGGCAGTCACCCGGATGGCAGCCGGCTAAGATCACACCATCTGCCCCCTTTTCAAAGGCCCTTAACAGGAATATGGGATTCACCCTGCAGGAACAGGGGACCCGGATAATCTTTACTTCTGCCGGATAGGAAGAGCGGCTGGAACCCGCCAGATCGGCCCCTGCATAGCTGCACCAGTTGCAGCAAAATGCCAGGATGAGAGGCCGGAACTCCTTGTTGCTGTTATCTTCTATCTGCATATCGCATCTACCTCCGCCATAATCTGTTTTGCAGTAAATCCCTTTAAGTCCATGGCTCCGGATGGGCAGGTCACCGTACAGGCTCCGCAGCCCTGGCACACCGCCTCGTTTACCACAGCTATCCTCCGCGTTTGCCTGACCCCATGATCCCAGATCTCTCTCACTTCGTAGTCAATCGCTCCGTAAGGACAGACTTTGGAACAGCCCGAACATCCGCTGCACAAACGTTCCTCTGCCTTTGCCACCTGAGGGTTATTAAGAAGCTTCTTTCTGCTTAAAAGACCGATGACCTTGGCTGCGGCTGCTCCTGCCTGGGCCACTGTCTCCGGAATGTCTTTGGGACCCTGGCACGTTCCTGATAAAAATACTCCGGCAGTGGGACTT from Lacrimispora sphenoides JCM 1415 encodes the following:
- a CDS encoding hydrogenase iron-sulfur subunit, which codes for MQIEDNSNKEFRPLILAFCCNWCSYAGADLAGSSRSSYPAEVKIIRVPCSCRVNPIFLLRAFEKGADGVILAGCHPGDCHYSTGNYYTRRRMALLFDMLDYLGIERERTRVEWISAAEGAKFSATMNAFTQTIKELGPNRKLRDLRCMP
- a CDS encoding FAD/NAD(P)-binding protein; the protein is MSNRTNVLIPGIGVITDVRRDTPDVKTFRVNGSEGRKPFEHMPGQCAMLSIPGVGEAMFSITSSPTNRDYMEFSIKKCGCLTDWLHQMEEGQEIALRGPYGNYFPVDTDLKGKNLLFIAGGIGIAPLRSVIHYVIDNRADYGLVDIVYGARSAEDLVDLEEMRKDWSKVEGFRVHLTIDRAEEGWEGNVAFVPDYVRELKFSNDRTALVCGPPVMIKFVLQALEEMGFASTEIYTTMELKMKCGVGKCGRCNIGSKYVCKDGPVFRYDELGVLPSEY
- a CDS encoding 4Fe-4S dicluster domain-containing protein; its protein translation is MPLKHLDQLLLELSKEHQVFAPMEKAGSVSFFPWKEGDTVCLDTLLTDHAPKSFFFPQSETLYRSRREEGSLSIVPEEAEEISSVYFGVRACDRRSFEILDRVFLSSPCDSCYESKRRNGYVVALACENPEDTCFCQTFGIDPAWPGGDVSVWIADGEIYWKSLTEKGEALTELVEGLFEEGDRKKAEEQKAKIRKKLEALPLKNLSLGRFEHPDSSMDLFESEQWETLSDTCLGCGICTFVCPTCQCYDICDYDAGHEIRKFRCWDSCMYPGFTEMSHGNNRNSQMQRFRQRFMHKLVYFPENNGGVYSCVGCGRCLRKCPSSLNIVRVIKALGESDAEGGNDE
- a CDS encoding 4Fe-4S dicluster domain-containing protein, which produces MHAIEKTIKETCKKLWDHGEVNRILAWEKGLFDYDAAPALFRSRERISRLVYNEHCGVNLSKFLIKEMEKEGKVLVLLKPCDTYGFNQLLSENRVNREKVYILGVPCGGMRDEKGLLFKCLSCKGNDFKAFDQIIESDLTVPAPVPSCEEEKLNQMTAEERFAFWRGQLSKCIRCNACRNVCPACSCIKCVFDNRDSGIEAKANSDAFEENLFHIIRAFHVAGRCTDCGECSRVCPQNIPLYLLNRKMIEEINERYGTYQAGENPEAKSPLTEFKESDPEVSAVYGKGGVSEC